The Tenebrio molitor chromosome 7, icTenMoli1.1, whole genome shotgun sequence region gaatttaaaaacgtgcaatctatcaccgtacggagtataccaacactgcattctacccagaAAATCAACCGGTAACGTTGTATACTTAGATTAATTGGTCTAGCAtcctagtaatatcaaaactgccattatacacttagtttaattttgttttctccaacataattcaacaagtggtggttatttgggtttggcaAGGCCTATACGTTGTCCTCCACGCCAGAGAATTTTGCAGAATACTAGTAACGTTCTTCTTTATAAATCGTACTTTCGTTGGctgacaataaaaatttgttattaaaattttcacatttacacattataataaaatgtaattgttaggactcaaaatttatttacaatagaCTATAAAACTTCTAAATCCAAAGATTTTGCCATGGGACAACAAATATGACgtaacttttttaaatcattcgAAATATTCCCTTAAACATTAGTAGATCTAGAATAATACCCAGAAGACATAACCGCGTCGTTAAGAATTTGCTTCTGTAATAAGCTGAGGTACTTGgataatctgttttttttttaattttagaaaaacgTACGTAAAACCTTATGCGTATCGgaatatttaaattgaaacaccctgtataaaattgatttcaattcTGGTGTTATGGATCAGGTAATACATTAGCTTCAGCATTATTGCCTTATAACTTTAATCAAGTCATCATCTTTGAACCACCTAAACTAGCACTTGAACCCATCTACTCTCTCAATAACTTCAAGCCCCACATCGTCAACAAATTTATGATTGTTTCTAATATGAGAATTGAGATTTCCGGATTGGACAAACGCTTTATCgcaaaaatgacacttgaaTGGTTTTTCATCTGTGTGAAGTCTTATGTGATTATTAAGATTACCTGATTGTGTGAACGCCCTTTCGCAGTGGGGACATTTGAACGGCCTTTCGCCCGTGTGGATCCTCACATGGTTTACAAGATTGCAAGATTGGGCAAACCCTTTGTGACAAACTTCGCAAATGTAAGGTTTGTCTCCTGTGTGAGTCCTCATGTGAATGAGGAGGTTGCTCTGGGTATTGAAACCTTTCATGCAAAATGTACACGTAAGAGGATCACTCGGGTTGCGATTGGCTTGTTCATGCTTCAGTAGGTGAGTTTTCATTCGACGGAAGAATTTCTTGCAAATTGGACATTTTTCGAGAGGGAGAGATTTGCGCCGGGCGTAAGTGTCTCCTACACGTTCCGCTTCGTCTTTTGATACCAGTCTTACAGTTTGGCGTGGAGATCGAGAGATGCTTTGTACTTTCGTGTCGTCCTTGGAAGGTGAATATTCCTTTTTGAAAagtcttatttttatttggggTTTCCTGCTTATAGGGATTATGGATATGTCTGGTTCTACGGATTTTGACAGGACACCGTGGCCGTTGTTAGTGGATGGATAAGGTTCCTTACTTTTGGAGCaattttcctaaaaaaatatacataaaaGTGTATCatgaaataatgaagaattaATTATAGTTATTAAGGTATAACAATACAGTCggacattaaattaaaatatcgagcgatcaaattaatttgtaatcgagtcatccatggatttgaatccgtatgtcttttgcgattgatatgtcgaggtctaacctgtgtttcaaactgtatttattggagcgtggagttcaagtaacgacatacgacttcggattcatggataactttaaaaaagcctctaaatttacattttaaatgatgcactatgaaaaatggtttttaatgAGCATCAGATAAAAACCTTAAGATAATGCgaatgaacatttttggtttccaATTGGCAgtgaaaaaatttgtaaaaaggattacgattaattttctaaattatgcgttaattttgcgtGTATATCTAGAGGGTCATAAATGTTTCCAACACCGTAAGGTGCTGTGAAAATTTGCCGCCTACAATACATACTATACCTacactacaaaaaaaaagacgagatTAATTGGTTGTCTAACAACATAGGGCTTCTAGATAatgaacgatttttttttttaaatatcgcaAATCATAACAGTGTTCAGCTTTTCAACTTTGTCTACCTTAATTAACTCTGAGCAGTGTAATTTACACTTTGAAAAATGATGAACAATCGCAATAGCAAAATAACAACAACAGAACTTCAGATCCCAGTACAGGAGccctattattttttaattcaattatttattaattgattaaattcatattttttagtCAAGATTAAAATATGCATCcagaatgattaaaaaaaacactaatgTTTTAATAACTGATAATGTTTCCTAAATATTAACATTTTCAATAGATTAAGTAAAAacttttaaatcaaataaaaacaattgaaagTAAGATAATTCAGTGTCTCAGATGTTTTACCTGAACCAAGATctaaattaaactttaaacATATTTGTATGCTTTGTTCCAAACCAAGTAAATTTCATTTCTAATTctaacaaaaatgtaagactgGAGGAACTTATCTGTTCAAGTATCTTAACcacttttcattcattttagtGATAAAATTGAGTACGTGCACACaggatagttttttttttccaccaTACCAACCACTATTTTTACTATTGtagtaatattaaaaatatgtcaaataatgacaaaatttccaaatacttttaaaataGGCAACAAGTTAGATGTTATTTAATGCGAACATCGGATGTTTGAACACAATGAAATGTCTAATCGATCTATCACAAGAAAGGGAtacattattcattattttataatgtgATATACCTACATAAAAGTGAtattgtttatgtaattaaagTTTCAATGTTTGGTATAATTATGGAAACTAGAAACACCCACCGATtagttttggaaattcatgcTTGCTTTAATAATATAAATGAAAGAATTATTTAATGGTTTTAGTCTTTGAAAGATGTTTATTGGGTATCAAATCGACTCACATCTTCATCTTCACTGGGCTCATGATTAATGATCACGTCAGGCTCCAAACTTCTGTGAAAATCCCTTTCTTGAGCATTTTCCATGATCAGCTCCGAATCTAGAATTGAACAAACATTGAGAAAtcatttttctaataataaagccGAAAATGCGCTTTTGTTTACGAACTGTGTTATTTTTGCTACTGTCAAAACTcgcaaaataaacaaacgaaTAATTGAATTATAATACGGAGAAGGTCTTGATAATTACCttgattgttaaaaaatacgGAGCAAAAACGCAAAACACGCAAACATTTTAACTTGGTCCAGAATAGAAGTACAAAAAAAGCTATACAGCCAAGAACTCGATAGcttgcttaaaaaaatatacaaaaagtGCGCTTCGAACtgtcaaaaattgtttatctTTTTCTATCACAAAAATCCGATCAATTTCATTATTGTACCAACCTACTGCACGAAATACCCTAAAACTTTTTGGCCAAAGATATTTTCATAGTTGACTTGAGATTATTaagttaattaataattccATTACGCAAATTCGGTTCGAAAATGTAAAGAggtttttacaaaacattaaaattggaaaattatttGTCAACAACGGTAAGTGAATTTAGTGAAATTTGAACTATTGGCAACGAGAGAGGGTGTTTCTTCAATATGACATCCATTTTTATTCATTACATGCTGTCAAGTTGGTATAACTAGTTCCTACCTCTCTTTCGCTGAAGTTTTGCAGCCGTCAACATGGGTGAGTGTTACACATTAgggtaaataaattattttatagcGTTTTTAAAGAATTCTTATACAAAGATCTAAATGATTTCATTGCATTGTAGTTTATGTCAtcaaatgttattaatcaCAATAAACTTTCCATCATTGTacacaataaaatattgattgAAAGCATTTTAGAAATTgcagtcttaaaaaaatccACATCATCTCGTACCTAAATCTTCAcaacattgacatttttttggatGATTATCAATTCAATATTGTATATTTTCTGTATGttatcatatttttttgctaattgcTTTGTGAAATATTCTCTAGGTAAGCCCCGCGGATTGAGAACAGCCAGAAAGCATGTTAATCACCGGCGTGAACAGCGATGGGCCGATAAGGATTACAAAAAGGCCCACTTGGGAACTCGTTGGAAGGCAAATCCCTTTGGAGGCGCTTCACACGCCAAAGGAATTGTTCTTGAGAAAGTGTGAGTTTGTAacttcatttaaattaaaagtgcaCTGTGAGATCACTGATGTATGTAACTTGTACCTCAGTTTATGTATTTAGTGCTATATTATGTTGGTACTCTGAACCATTGGGGAGCTAATTCAATTTGCTCTACGCTCTGATATGTGTACCACATTCTATTAGAAAAGTCAATTCCCTGCGCAGGATTTTGCTTGTGAATGGGTATGTTTAATTCAATCACAGGAAAATTCTGTGCGGGGTGTTGATATAATCATCAAATTATatgattaacattttttattatttacctaACCTGTTCATGAAAATACactaatgttaaaaaaaaaaacagatcaGTATGGAACTTTTTATAAAAGTATTACTATGCAatatgatcaacaaaaaagctatggggaattaaaatttctgaaaatgtgCTGCACAGCTGAACCATATTAACAGCTACAATGAAGAGAGCTTTTGTTAAAATTCTATCAAACAAGGCTGGTGCTTGATAAACCTACTTACCATTTTTTTAGTTCCCAGGTAGAAAATAGATTTCCATGATCAGTATTTtgtaaagtcctcgtcgaaaaatagtcaattttgacttaaattgtaaatcattttacaatagtagagaaaatcgtcttataactaccataaataaataggggctgttactttacctgatgtttgctcttccttgagtcggcactgcacaacaaaggggcaataaagttagagggtattatggtagttataagacggtTTGCTGTCCtgttgtaaaatgatttacaatttaagtcaaaattgactatttctagaCGAGGACTTTATTCTTGGGTGAAAATCATTGTCTAAATAAACTTCACATGAATGTTGAATGTTGATACGAGATAGTTTAGTAAGTTACACCACCTGTTTGCAGAAGGTTTGTTTTCTGTAGCTACCCAtagtctctttttttttgttgatcatatTGTATGCGATGAATATGAATCGAGAAAAGATACTTAAAAGAGTGATTGGTAGAATGAgtagttattaaaaaaaacgaacATAACCTTACTTATGATGTTTATTGAAGCAAATGTTTTTATTCATATTTACATATAATCTattccatctttaaaaaaacaatagggtgccatgctttaattttgttaaattggcagtACTGAGGAAAGTAGTAGTTATAATTCATTTCATGTTGGTTGTAAACCTTTTTtaactaaatttgaaatcctatgttgcaagatgattctaaaacaaaaaataaataaagtcatcaataaatgtcattttgacgtttttctaatttattttaaattaaacaacacaaagtaataatttaaagggtTTACTAATGCATAATGCCAAAAGTTGTGTCTTTTGAGACAAAACGTAGTGTGTTAAAGTGCTACACACATTTTAAACGAGATGGACATCTTCAATGTGAGAACAATGAATTTGTATTCgattaaatttgaaactgtGTACAGTACAACTTCGACAATTCGGACACACTCTGGTTCTCTAGTCGATTCGTAAAAAAGCGGAACACAAGTATGCCAACATTgtgccttcaaaattttcaaaattcctaaccaaacttttcttcagatatacaggatgaaatctgtcacgattgtcatggccaagcatcgtttttttttaagttggaatacattataaaaagtaaaattttcagGACAATTAATCAGTCAAAATGAATAACTTTTTcagttgtttttttctttttggaaGGCTAGAATCATTTATACAGTTGGTTTCAACTAATACCTTGTAAATGCCAttatttcacaattttatttgacaaaaatttcagtttaaTATCTGCAGGtggttaatttattatccATTTTACGAAGGATGTGATTAACAAAACTTATGCCCGGTTTCTGGAATGGCCCGATAACTTAACGGCCGGTTAAATCAAGCGTTACTAGAGAAACGCTAGAAAGTTAACTTAACTGGcccaataaaattgtttccgGAAACCGGGCCTAAGTGAGTTTCCTAACATTTATGTGTAATACAAGCTTGTCTCAGCAAAAAAAATACCTTTGTAAGCTCAGAATTTTATAAGGGCAAGATTCACATGACAGAATTGTTAACAAGCAAAGAATTTATGACCAGGGCATGGGATG contains the following coding sequences:
- the LOC138135647 gene encoding zinc finger and SCAN domain-containing protein 5B-like; protein product: MENAQERDFHRSLEPDVIINHEPSEDEDENCSKSKEPYPSTNNGHGVLSKSVEPDISIIPISRKPQIKIRLFKKEYSPSKDDTKVQSISRSPRQTVRLVSKDEAERVGDTYARRKSLPLEKCPICKKFFRRMKTHLLKHEQANRNPSDPLTCTFCMKGFNTQSNLLIHMRTHTGDKPYICEVCHKGFAQSCNLVNHVRIHTGERPFKCPHCERAFTQSGNLNNHIRLHTDEKPFKCHFCDKAFVQSGNLNSHIRNNHKFVDDVGLEVIERVDGFKC